A section of the Rhodobacteraceae bacterium M382 genome encodes:
- the cobI gene encoding precorrin-2 C(20)-methyltransferase has protein sequence MGKVICAGLGPGDPELMSVRSYRAIQSARHVAYFRKAGHVGQARTIVNGLMPDTAVEHAMEYPVTTEIHFSDPEYNRQLSAFYDDWADRLAELSQSEDVVVLCEGDPFLYGSFMHLYTRLRDRTQVDVIPGITGMSGCWTATGHPITWGDDVLTVAMATLSEDELTERAAGTDALVVMKIGRNLPKLRRALERAGRLNDAWIVVKGTMAEQQVHKLSELDGPVPYFSIAMVHGQGRRP, from the coding sequence ATGGGTAAAGTGATCTGTGCCGGGCTGGGTCCCGGCGATCCCGAATTGATGAGCGTCCGATCGTACCGCGCGATCCAATCGGCGCGTCATGTGGCCTATTTCCGCAAGGCCGGCCATGTGGGCCAGGCCCGGACCATCGTCAACGGGTTGATGCCCGATACGGCCGTGGAACATGCGATGGAATACCCGGTCACCACGGAAATCCATTTCTCCGATCCCGAATACAACCGGCAGCTTTCGGCGTTTTATGACGATTGGGCCGACCGTCTGGCCGAGTTGTCTCAATCCGAAGACGTCGTGGTCCTGTGCGAAGGTGACCCGTTCCTTTATGGGTCGTTCATGCATCTCTATACCCGCCTGCGCGACCGGACACAGGTCGACGTGATCCCCGGCATTACCGGCATGTCCGGCTGCTGGACCGCCACCGGCCACCCGATCACCTGGGGCGACGATGTGCTGACCGTGGCAATGGCGACGCTCTCCGAAGACGAGCTGACCGAACGTGCCGCTGGAACCGACGCGCTGGTGGTGATGAAAATTGGCCGCAATCTGCCAAAACTGCGCCGCGCATTGGAACGGGCTGGCCGTTTGAACGACGCCTGGATCGTGGTCAAAGGCACCATGGCCGAGCAACAAGTACACAAGCTGTCCGAGTTGGACGGTCCTGTGCCCTATTTCTCCATCGCGATGGTTCATGGACAGGGGCGCAGACCATGA
- a CDS encoding precorrin-8X methylmutase, whose translation MLHTYETDGAKIYKESFATIRSEADLARFNKDEESVVVRMIHAAGMVGLEEHVRFTPGMAEIARAALANGAPILCDAYMVSEGVTRPRMPADNEVICTLRDPKVPEMAKEMGNTRSAAAVELWRPKLEGALVAIGNAPTALFHLLNILQDPNCPRPAAIIGCPVGFVGAMESKDALMQDPPVPSMIVKGRLGGSAITVAAINALASWKE comes from the coding sequence ATGCTCCACACCTATGAAACCGATGGCGCCAAGATCTATAAAGAGAGCTTTGCCACCATCCGCTCCGAAGCCGATCTGGCCCGCTTTAACAAGGATGAGGAATCCGTTGTTGTCCGCATGATCCATGCCGCTGGTATGGTGGGGCTGGAAGAACACGTGCGCTTCACCCCCGGCATGGCCGAAATCGCCCGCGCCGCATTGGCCAATGGCGCGCCGATCCTGTGCGACGCCTATATGGTGTCCGAAGGCGTCACCCGTCCGCGCATGCCCGCCGACAACGAAGTGATCTGCACCCTGCGCGACCCCAAAGTGCCCGAGATGGCCAAGGAGATGGGCAACACCCGCTCTGCGGCTGCCGTAGAGTTGTGGCGGCCCAAGCTCGAAGGCGCGCTGGTTGCCATTGGCAACGCCCCCACGGCGCTGTTTCACCTGCTGAACATCCTGCAGGATCCCAATTGCCCCCGCCCTGCCGCCATCATCGGCTGCCCCGTGGGGTTTGTCGGCGCCATGGAATCCAAGGACGCATTGATGCAAGATCCGCCGGTGCCGTCGATGATCGTCAAAGGCCGCTTGGGTGGATCGGCCATCACCGTGGCCGCGATCAACGCGCTGGCCAGCTGGAAAGAGTGA
- the cobG gene encoding precorrin-3B synthase translates to MSAASAHSPKVYGWCPGALRPMMSGDGLVVRVRAPLGHLTREQGIGIAELSRRFGNGLLDLSARANLQMRGIRQESHPELIAGLRKLGLVDDDAEAEARRNVLLTPFWRDGDDTHRIAKALSTALTAATDLKLPGKFGFAVDCGPAPVLQNVAADIRIERTSDGVILRADGAETGLLVTVETAANAALDLARWFLASGGAPSGRGRMKTLIANGATLPQGHTTGAMRPQQTQPLPGPCPSGTLAALAFGQIEADSFATLADLAPIRLTPWRMLLLEGLATCAPCDGAIFDAADPRLRVTACTGAPGCPQALGATRQLALDLAPTLPANQTLHVSGCAKGCAHPGPAPLTLTATGPDTFDLIRGGTAADRPAQTDLTADALRRAPDILTQGT, encoded by the coding sequence ATGAGCGCAGCCTCCGCCCACAGCCCCAAGGTTTACGGCTGGTGCCCCGGTGCCCTGCGTCCGATGATGTCGGGCGACGGTCTGGTGGTACGCGTCCGCGCGCCTCTGGGACATCTGACCCGCGAACAGGGCATCGGCATTGCCGAGCTGTCGCGCCGCTTTGGCAATGGGTTGCTGGACCTGTCCGCCCGCGCCAACCTTCAGATGCGCGGCATTCGTCAGGAGTCTCATCCTGAATTGATCGCCGGGCTGCGCAAACTGGGGCTGGTGGACGACGACGCCGAAGCCGAAGCACGCCGTAACGTGCTGCTGACCCCATTCTGGCGCGACGGGGATGACACGCACCGGATCGCCAAGGCACTCAGCACGGCACTGACAGCTGCCACCGATTTGAAACTGCCCGGAAAATTCGGTTTCGCGGTGGATTGTGGCCCAGCCCCGGTGTTGCAGAATGTGGCCGCCGACATTCGCATTGAACGGACATCTGACGGGGTGATCCTGCGCGCTGATGGTGCCGAAACCGGGCTTTTGGTCACAGTAGAAACCGCGGCTAACGCGGCCTTGGATCTGGCCCGCTGGTTTCTGGCCTCTGGTGGCGCGCCCTCGGGTCGCGGACGGATGAAGACGCTGATCGCAAACGGCGCCACACTACCGCAGGGCCATACCACCGGTGCAATGCGCCCCCAACAAACTCAGCCCCTGCCCGGCCCCTGCCCCTCGGGCACGCTCGCGGCATTGGCGTTTGGTCAGATCGAGGCCGACAGCTTTGCCACCCTTGCGGATCTGGCCCCGATCCGGCTCACACCCTGGCGGATGCTGCTGCTCGAAGGGCTTGCCACCTGTGCCCCCTGCGACGGTGCCATCTTTGACGCCGCTGACCCGCGCCTGCGTGTGACCGCTTGCACAGGCGCGCCCGGGTGCCCGCAGGCGCTTGGCGCCACCCGTCAGCTGGCGTTGGATCTGGCTCCCACATTGCCGGCCAACCAAACCCTGCACGTGTCAGGCTGCGCCAAAGGATGCGCGCATCCGGGCCCGGCCCCGCTGACGCTGACCGCGACTGGCCCTGATACTTTTGACTTGATCCGGGGTGGCACCGCCGCGGATCGACCCGCCCAAACCGATTTGACCGCCGACGCCCTGCGCCGCGCACCCGACATTCTGACCCAGGGGACCTGA